The following proteins come from a genomic window of Malus domestica chromosome 02, GDT2T_hap1:
- the LOC103418398 gene encoding cytochrome P450 704C1-like has product MDFLLIIFTSILLFLFLTVSLFILRIFTGKSIRNQNYPPVKGTVFHQFLYFNRLYDYQTEVAKTHSTYRLLAVDHSQLYTTDTRNIEHVLKTNFASYSKGAFNQSILSDIFGQGIFVVDGEKWKQQRKLASFEFSTRVLRDVSCSVFRRNAAKLVRVVLGISSSGRVFDMQDLLMRCTLDSIFKVGFGIELHCLEGSSKEGTAFMKAFDESTALTYFRYVDPFWKLKRIFNLGSEASLKKYVKVIDDFVHQVISNKRRLQDEQKDVIDKEDILSRFLLESVKNPEEMNDKYLRDIILNFMIAGKDTSANTLSWLFYMLSKNPLIQEKVVQEVRDVVGNQVGEAKVDEFMENIIEETLERMHYLHAALTETLRLYPAVPIDGRCADVDDILPDGFRVRKGDNVNYITYAMGRMPYIWGNDANDFRPERWLENGIFQPESPFKFVAFHAGPRICLGKDFAYRQMKIVAMALLSFFRFKLADETKPVTYRTMFTLHIDGSLPMIAVPRTT; this is encoded by the exons ATGGATTTTCTACTTATCATCTTCACCTCCATACTTTTGTTTCTCTTCCTGACTGTGTCTTTGTTCATACTCAGAATCTTCACCGGGAAGTCCATCCGAAACCAGAACTACCCTCCCGTAAAAGGCACTGTCTTCCACCAGTTCTTATACTTCAACAGACTCTATGACTACCAAACTGAAGTTGCCAAAACACACTCAACTTACCGGCTTCTAGCCGTGGACCACAGCCAATTGTACACGACCGACACGCGCAATATTGAGCATGTTCTGAAAACCAATTTTGCCAGCTATTCGAAAGGTGCATTCAATCAAAGTATTCTGTCTGATATTTTTGGCCAGGGGATATTTGTTGTTGATGGAGAAAAGTGGAAGCAGCAGAGGAAGCTTGCGAGCTTCGAGTTCTCAACAAGGGTGCTTAGAGATGTTAGCTGCTCTGTGTTTAGAAGAAATGCTGCCAAACTGGTTAGAGTTGTTCTTGGAATTTCGAGTTCCGGAAGGGTTTTTGATATGCAG GATTTGCTTATGAGATGTACCTTGGATTCCATATTCAAAGTTGGGTTTGGAATAGAACTGCATTGCTTGGAGGGGTCAAGCAAAGAAGGGACTGCATTCATGAAGGCCTTTGATGAATCTACTGCACTGACTTATTTTCGCTACGTTGATCCGTTCTGGAAACTGAAAAGAATCTTTAACCTTGGTTCCGAGGCCTCCCTTAAAAAGTATGTCAAAGTTATCGATGATTTCGTGCACCAAGTTATCAGCAACAAGAGGAGATTGCAAGACGAGCAGAAAGATGTT ATTGACAAGGAGGACATACTGTCAAGGTTTCTACTGGAGAGTGTGAAGAATCCAGAGGAAATGAATGACAAATATCTGAGGGATATAATACTGAATTTTATGATTGCTGGCAAAGACACCAGTGCAAATACACTGTCATGGTTGTTCTACATGCTCAGCAAGAACCCTCTAATACAAGAAAAAGTTGTACAAGAAGTGAGGGATGTCGTTGGTAATCAGGTAGGCGAAGCGAAAGTTGATGAATTCATGGAAAACATAATTGAAGAAACTCTAGAACGAATGCATTATCTTCACGCGGCGCTGACAGAGACCTTACGGCTATACCCTGCGGTTCCAATC GATGGGAGATGTGCTGATGTAGATGACATTCTTCCAGATGGCTTTAGAGTGAGAAAAGGAGACAACGTAAACTACATCACCTATGCCATGGGAAGAATGCCTTATATCTGGGGAAACGATGCCAATGATTTCCGACCAGAAAGATGGCTCGAAAATGGAATTTTCCAGCCCGAATCACCCTTCAAATTCGTCGCATTTCAC GCGGGTCCGCGCATCTGTCTAGGGAAGGACTTTGCGTATCGGCAAATGAAGATAGTAGCGATGGCTCTCCTTAGCTTCTTTCGCTTCAAATTGGCCGATGAAACAAAGCCGGTAACCTATAGGACCATGTTCACCCTTCACATAGATGGCAGTCTCCCTATGATTGCAGTTCCCAGAACAACCTGA